In the genome of Prevotella sp. HUN102, one region contains:
- a CDS encoding MmcQ/YjbR family DNA-binding protein → MNVEELRDYCLSLSPEVEEKFPFQKFGGAKDILVFYIGGHMFCYFDINHTDCVSMKSTEEEATQLREQYDYIGLPHNASKSYARRWIGIDIARADDSLVKRLILNSFCIVGKRSK, encoded by the coding sequence ATGAATGTAGAAGAACTGCGCGACTATTGTTTGTCGCTCTCGCCCGAAGTGGAGGAGAAATTTCCTTTCCAGAAGTTCGGTGGTGCCAAGGATATCTTGGTGTTTTATATTGGTGGACATATGTTTTGCTATTTCGACATTAATCATACTGATTGCGTGTCGATGAAGAGTACCGAGGAAGAAGCAACACAGCTGCGCGAACAGTACGATTATATCGGATTGCCCCATAATGCAAGCAAGAGCTATGCGCGACGATGGATAGGAATTGACATTGCGAGGGCTGATGATTCGCTCGTTAAAAGGCTTATTCTCAATTCGTTTTGCATCGTAGGCAAAAGGTCAAAATAA
- a CDS encoding clostripain-related cysteine peptidase, giving the protein MKKLFLYLFASLALFASCGGDDNISPPIDEPETDPKAQKTVIMYYPWTGHNTINPVTGKPTSSGLYEYFKNNIANVEVSIKKVGSTQNTRTFVVIADSPSSVDLFEIKYKDGKCTRDTLYHYTGVATNAENLKEYIAKIKQKSPSPTYAMVMGAHGDGWIPKNKTRRRTRSVGGLYAYDQFDISEISKAITDNGIKLQYFCFDDCYMANVEVAYEMKEATRYIIASTAEIMGTGIPYEDVYQYMASQNPDYNAIVNAYLSFYQSYVYPYGSLSVIDCDYIDEMAGIMKQFNAYNDAPTEAELSPQDGYREARYYDFADYLRKYNRHITEQGSDSIAYADVLSKLVPSKVKTNELFTVYRGGGSPYTVSAYSGITISDPSTHKDVIQNKLNTPWWAATHN; this is encoded by the coding sequence ATGAAGAAATTATTTTTATATTTATTCGCATCTTTAGCATTATTTGCATCGTGTGGAGGCGACGACAACATCAGTCCGCCTATTGATGAACCAGAAACAGACCCAAAGGCGCAGAAGACTGTAATAATGTATTATCCTTGGACAGGGCATAATACAATCAATCCTGTTACGGGAAAACCAACCAGTTCTGGTCTGTACGAATACTTCAAGAACAATATTGCCAACGTGGAAGTATCCATCAAGAAGGTCGGCTCCACGCAGAACACGCGTACATTTGTTGTCATAGCCGACTCTCCATCGTCCGTAGACCTGTTTGAAATCAAATACAAGGACGGCAAATGCACGCGCGACACGCTTTACCATTACACAGGCGTTGCCACAAATGCCGAAAATCTGAAAGAGTATATCGCAAAAATCAAGCAAAAATCGCCATCTCCAACTTACGCAATGGTAATGGGAGCGCACGGAGACGGGTGGATTCCAAAGAACAAAACACGAAGACGGACGAGAAGTGTTGGTGGACTTTACGCTTACGACCAGTTTGATATTTCGGAAATATCAAAGGCAATAACCGACAACGGCATCAAACTTCAGTATTTCTGTTTCGACGACTGCTATATGGCAAACGTTGAAGTGGCTTACGAAATGAAAGAAGCCACAAGATATATCATTGCGTCTACGGCAGAGATAATGGGAACGGGCATTCCTTATGAAGACGTGTATCAGTATATGGCTTCGCAGAATCCTGACTATAATGCCATCGTGAACGCCTATCTTTCGTTCTATCAATCTTACGTCTATCCATACGGCAGCCTGTCTGTGATTGATTGCGACTATATTGATGAAATGGCAGGGATAATGAAACAATTCAATGCCTACAATGATGCTCCGACAGAGGCAGAACTCTCTCCTCAGGATGGATACAGAGAAGCCCGTTATTATGACTTTGCCGACTATCTCCGCAAGTACAACCGACACATTACCGAACAGGGCAGCGACAGCATAGCATACGCAGACGTGCTCTCAAAACTCGTTCCCAGCAAGGTAAAGACCAATGAACTCTTCACTGTTTACAGAGGAGGCGGGAGTCCCTATACGGTTTCGGCATATAGCGGCATCACTATCAGCGATCCGTCCACCCACAAGGACGTAATACAGAACAAGCTGAACACTCCTTGGTGGGCAGCCACACACAATTAA
- a CDS encoding DUF169 domain-containing protein, with the protein MNNEYKEFLKVYKEAFGQAVPLPIALGYGDMPANPESKVPRCMIGAISKVRDGEPLTLSADNVKCGGGLYTGFHKMPERVPQFVSQSEHYKQTPEMVEEYIGKLDITRSKKPYLNFVRMDKLSSMDDIEGVLFWATLDILSGLTAWAFFDNNAFDAVAVPFGSGCTSIVSLAVTENRKNGRRCFIGMLDPSARPLVPENELTFVVPKCRFTEMTDTIKDSALFQRAFSIVRKRINGEIQTD; encoded by the coding sequence ATAAACAATGAATATAAAGAATTTCTAAAAGTTTATAAAGAGGCTTTCGGGCAGGCAGTTCCTCTACCCATAGCTTTGGGCTACGGCGATATGCCTGCCAATCCAGAAAGCAAAGTGCCACGGTGTATGATAGGTGCTATCAGCAAAGTTCGAGATGGAGAACCACTTACCTTGTCAGCCGACAATGTGAAATGTGGTGGTGGGTTATACACAGGGTTTCATAAAATGCCAGAGCGGGTACCGCAGTTTGTATCGCAGTCAGAACACTACAAACAAACGCCCGAAATGGTTGAAGAATACATTGGAAAACTTGACATCACACGCAGTAAGAAGCCTTACCTGAACTTCGTGCGAATGGACAAACTAAGCAGTATGGACGATATTGAAGGGGTTTTGTTTTGGGCAACGCTCGACATTCTTTCCGGCTTAACTGCTTGGGCATTCTTCGACAATAATGCTTTCGATGCCGTGGCAGTTCCTTTCGGCTCCGGTTGCACGAGTATAGTCAGCCTTGCAGTAACAGAGAATCGCAAGAATGGTCGGCGATGCTTCATCGGAATGCTGGATCCGTCAGCCCGTCCGTTAGTACCCGAAAACGAACTTACATTTGTCGTTCCTAAATGCCGTTTCACAGAAATGACAGATACGATAAAAGATTCTGCACTTTTCCAACGTGCATTTTCCATTGTCAGAAAACGTATAAACGGAGAAATACAAACAGATTGA
- a CDS encoding LacI family DNA-binding transcriptional regulator — MAEKIRIKDIAEKAGVSVGTVDRVLHKRPNVSKEALEKVEKVLKEINYQPNVYASVLAYNKSYTFHCLIPKHSSEAYWEEIEQGVLKAIEMRRDFQLNIKIKYYNRLHSKSFIETYEESLAENPDGVILVPYTMELTKNYTDELHKHNIPFILLDSYMPDLKPLSFYGQDPIQSGRFAARMLMLIAKEEKAIMLMKQTKDGKMISRQQENREVGFRNYMENHFPNVQILEINLPLDEERKRYDGILEKFFKAHPEIHHGITMNSKAHIVGEFLLKTNRREIQIMGYDMVHKNANCLRQGSISFLIAQHAYQQGYSSVETLFSALVLKKEVRSVNYMPIELLSKENIDFYHRTRI; from the coding sequence ATGGCTGAAAAGATTAGGATTAAAGATATTGCGGAAAAGGCGGGCGTCAGCGTAGGCACGGTAGACAGGGTCTTGCACAAGCGTCCCAACGTTTCCAAAGAAGCACTCGAGAAGGTTGAAAAGGTATTGAAGGAAATAAATTATCAGCCAAACGTCTATGCAAGCGTCCTTGCATACAACAAGAGCTACACCTTTCACTGCCTCATTCCGAAGCATTCCAGCGAGGCTTACTGGGAAGAAATAGAACAGGGAGTGCTCAAAGCCATAGAAATGCGCCGCGATTTCCAACTAAACATAAAGATAAAGTATTACAACAGACTGCATTCCAAGTCTTTCATTGAGACTTACGAAGAGAGTCTTGCCGAAAATCCTGATGGAGTAATCCTCGTTCCGTACACGATGGAGCTGACAAAGAACTATACCGACGAACTCCATAAGCACAATATTCCCTTCATTCTTCTCGATTCCTATATGCCCGACCTGAAACCACTCTCATTCTATGGTCAGGACCCCATCCAAAGCGGCAGATTTGCGGCAAGGATGCTGATGCTCATAGCCAAGGAGGAAAAGGCGATTATGCTGATGAAGCAGACCAAGGACGGAAAAATGATCAGCCGACAGCAGGAAAACCGTGAGGTGGGTTTCCGAAACTATATGGAAAATCATTTCCCAAACGTGCAGATTCTTGAGATAAACCTCCCGTTGGATGAAGAACGGAAGCGATACGACGGCATTCTGGAGAAGTTCTTCAAGGCGCATCCTGAAATCCACCACGGCATCACGATGAATTCAAAGGCACACATTGTGGGTGAATTTCTGTTGAAAACCAATCGCCGCGAAATCCAGATTATGGGCTACGATATGGTTCACAAGAATGCAAACTGCCTCCGACAGGGCAGCATTTCCTTCCTCATTGCCCAGCACGCCTACCAACAAGGCTACTCAAGCGTGGAAACACTCTTCAGCGCACTGGTATTAAAGAAAGAAGTTCGATCTGTAAACTATATGCCTATCGAACTGCTCTCAAAAGAAAACATTGATTTTTATCACCGTACAAGAATTTAA